The sequence below is a genomic window from bacterium.
TTTGAAGGTCCGACACGCGGACTTTTGGGATACCGAAACCAGTTTGTTATAGACACAAAGGGTGAGGGAATTCTCTCCTCCCGTTTTGTCGGTTTCAATCCGTATGCCGGAGAAATCAGAAAACGAATCGTCGGCTCGATGACTTCTATGGCGACGGGCAAAGCCCTCGGTTTTTCTTTGTGGAATTTGCAGGAACGCGGAGTACTTTACATCGGCCCGTCGGCGGAAGTGTATGAAGGAATGGTTATCGGCAATACCACGAAAGGGGAGGAACTTTTCGTAAACCCGACCAAAGGAAAAAATCTCACCAATGTTCGCGCGGCAGGAACGGATGAAGCTATCAATCTTGTGCCTCCGTTTACACTTTCTATTGAACGTGGACTTGAAATAATGTCGGAAGATGAATATCTGGAAATCACTCCCAAGAACGTACGCTTGCGCAAACAACTTTTGACTGACCTTGACCGTTCGCGCGCCCGCCGAAAAGACGGCACACTCTAAAACGTCTTTATTTGCTAGAATATATAGGTATGCGCGACTTTTTTAACTTACAGAAAAATGGAGCAGTGCTTGCCATCATATTTTTTATCGTACTTGGCGTTGCAATAGGGCTGGTGGCATATTGGCAATTAAGCGAATAGAATCCCGACCCCGCGGAAGACCGAATGGCCTAACTCTCGAACTCTAAACATTTTTTTTAAAAAAAAGTAACGCGGGTTTCTTTTCGTTGCTATAATAAAACGAATGAAGCATGGACCGTGTGTCGCCTATTTCTCGATGGAAGTTGCGTTTGCAACTCATATGCCCAACTATGCGGGGGGCTTAGGTATTCTTGCCGCGGACACGATAATGTCGGCGGCCGACATGGGAACAAACGTTGTCGGCATTTCTCTTCTGTATCACCAACATGACAATCCCGAATACATGTTTCGCGGAGAGCGTTATCTGACGCGCCGCACGGAAACCGTTGAGGTGGAAATCGAAGGAAGGAAAGTAAAAATCGCCATATGGCAAAAAGAAATCATCGGGCGGAGCGGAGCTGTCGTGCCGATTTTTTTCTTGAGTTCGTATCTTCCTGAAAACGAGAAATGGGACCGCGACCTTACCAAGCATTTATACGCCACCGACCGCTACACGCGTCTCGGGCAGGAAGTCATATTGGGCGTTGGCGGAGTGCGCGCTCTTGAAGCGCTCGGATACGACAAAGTTCACACGTACCATTTAAACGAAGGACACGCGGCATTCGCCACCTTCGAGTTATTGCGCAGGCATAATTACAATGAAAAGAAAGTGCGTTCGCTTGTGACATTCACGACGCACACGCCGATTCCGGCCGGACACGATTATTTCGATTACGGACTTGCGGGGAATGTTTTGCGGGAGATGATGCCGTTAAACATACGGGACTTTGCGGGGCAGGACGCTCTCGGCATGACGCAACTTGCGATGCATTTGTCCAAAAGCACGAACAGCGTTTCCAGGCGCCACCAAAAAGTCTGCGAAGAAATGTTCCTGGGAAAGAAAATCGCAAATGTTACCAACGGCATTTACGCGCCGCGCTGGGCGGGGGACTTCATGACCGAATTGTTCAACGCGCATTTGCCGGGCTGGGATGAAAATCCCGACGAGTTCAAAGAGGCCGTAAAAAAATTACCCTCGCGCGCGCTTCGCGACACGAAGATATTCGAGAAAAACGAATTGACGAATTGGATTAATTTCAACAAAACATTTTTCTCGGTTACGAATATTTCACGGGACGACTTTCTGAAAAACGACACGCTTACCATAGGATTCGCGAGGCGTTTCGTTCCGTACAAACGGCCCGACCTTATTTTCAAAGACCTCGACCGTTTGGGAAATCTTTCCCGCAACACGGTTCAACTTGTATTTGCCAACCGTTGTCACCCCGACGATTTTTATTGCAATGACCTGCGGGCAAAACTCAACGGGTATGGAGAAAAATTGCGCGGCAAAGTCAAAATCGTTCTTATTCCCGATTACGACATTAAAATTGCCAAAAAGCTCGTGGCAGGATGCGATATCTGGCTCAATACCCCGGTATCACCCCTTGAAGCAAGTGGCACAAGCGGCATGAAAGCGGCCCTCAATGGGGCGTTAAACGTCTCTACGCGCGATGGCTGGTGGCTCGAGGGATTGGAGAAGGAACCCCTAAGCGGTTGGGGATTCGGAGGGAAAGAAAGTTTTCCGAACGAACAGGCGCGTGATGAAGCGGAGGGGAAAGAACTTATGGAGGCCCTTGAAGAGGCGGCAAACTGTTATTATAAAACTCCCGACAAATGGGTTGAACGGATGAAGCACGCTATTACACTTACGGAATTTTTCAATACAAGCCGGCTTGTTAAGGAATACTCGAAAAATATTTGGAACAGATAAACATATAATATGGAACGCCTGAAAAAACTAATCATCTTCGATTTGGACGGCACGCTCGCCCAAAGCAAGATGCTGCCGGACGGGGAAATGACGGCGATTCTCTGTG
It includes:
- the glgP gene encoding alpha-glucan family phosphorylase, coding for MKHGPCVAYFSMEVAFATHMPNYAGGLGILAADTIMSAADMGTNVVGISLLYHQHDNPEYMFRGERYLTRRTETVEVEIEGRKVKIAIWQKEIIGRSGAVVPIFFLSSYLPENEKWDRDLTKHLYATDRYTRLGQEVILGVGGVRALEALGYDKVHTYHLNEGHAAFATFELLRRHNYNEKKVRSLVTFTTHTPIPAGHDYFDYGLAGNVLREMMPLNIRDFAGQDALGMTQLAMHLSKSTNSVSRRHQKVCEEMFLGKKIANVTNGIYAPRWAGDFMTELFNAHLPGWDENPDEFKEAVKKLPSRALRDTKIFEKNELTNWINFNKTFFSVTNISRDDFLKNDTLTIGFARRFVPYKRPDLIFKDLDRLGNLSRNTVQLVFANRCHPDDFYCNDLRAKLNGYGEKLRGKVKIVLIPDYDIKIAKKLVAGCDIWLNTPVSPLEASGTSGMKAALNGALNVSTRDGWWLEGLEKEPLSGWGFGGKESFPNEQARDEAEGKELMEALEEAANCYYKTPDKWVERMKHAITLTEFFNTSRLVKEYSKNIWNR